The proteins below come from a single Streptomyces sp. MRC013 genomic window:
- a CDS encoding alpha/beta hydrolase → MSRPPTFVPPPCARARPLRTARGPFAVLDAAPSGPARGTALLLPGYTGSKEDFIAMLEPLTGAGYRVVAVDGRGQYETSGPSHREAYARRELALDVLAQAGAVGGGEPVHLLGHSLGGQIARAAALEDRAPFRTLTLVSSGPAGVAPGQRRRIGLLSDALGAMDMGRVWRAMRALDPPEDVGDPLRGDREDLRRRWLRHNPAQLLATGRQLVTEPDRVAELAALDPPLPVHVVSGERDDTWPVPLLDAMAERLGARRTRIAGAEHSPNTDRPVETAAAVAAFWDAHPVQNRD, encoded by the coding sequence ATGAGCCGGCCGCCCACCTTCGTCCCTCCCCCCTGCGCCCGGGCCCGTCCGCTGCGGACCGCGCGGGGGCCCTTCGCCGTACTGGACGCCGCTCCCTCCGGGCCGGCCAGGGGCACCGCCCTGCTGCTGCCCGGGTACACGGGCAGCAAGGAGGACTTCATCGCCATGCTGGAGCCCCTCACGGGCGCCGGGTACCGGGTGGTCGCCGTCGACGGGCGGGGGCAGTACGAGACGTCGGGGCCGAGCCACCGGGAGGCGTACGCGCGTCGCGAGCTGGCCCTGGACGTGCTGGCGCAGGCCGGGGCCGTCGGGGGCGGGGAACCGGTCCACCTGCTGGGCCACTCGCTGGGCGGGCAGATCGCACGGGCCGCGGCCCTGGAGGACCGGGCGCCGTTCCGTACGCTCACCCTGGTCTCCTCCGGTCCCGCCGGGGTCGCCCCGGGGCAGCGGCGGAGGATCGGCCTGCTGAGCGACGCGCTGGGCGCCATGGACATGGGCCGGGTGTGGCGGGCGATGCGGGCCCTGGACCCTCCGGAGGACGTCGGCGACCCGCTGCGCGGCGACCGCGAGGACCTGCGCCGCCGCTGGCTGCGCCACAATCCCGCCCAGCTCCTGGCGACGGGGCGGCAGCTCGTCACCGAGCCGGACCGCGTCGCCGAGCTGGCCGCGCTGGACCCGCCGCTGCCCGTGCACGTCGTGTCCGGCGAACGGGACGACACCTGGCCGGTGCCCCTGCTGGACGCGATGGCCGAGCGGCTGGGCGCGCGCCGCACGCGGATCGCGGGCGCCGAGCACTCCCCCAACACCGACCGGCCCGTCGAGACGGCGGCGGCGGTGGCGGCGTTCTGGGACGCCCACCCCGTTCAGAACCGCGACTGA
- a CDS encoding NYN domain-containing protein: protein MLAEVAKTPSTHAIFVDAGYVYASAGLLVAGTEDRRSFDLDAEGLIDAFIDTARAIFADSRLLRVYWYDGARRRIHTAEQQAIAELPDVKVRLGNLNANNQQKGVDSLIRSDLESLARHRAISDAALVGGDEDLVSAVEAAQGYGARVHLWGVESAEGRNQAEALLWEVDSARVFDLDFCRPYVTRRPVTTYESEGEPPPSRDEVRFVGARIAATWLAERGAEGLAELLPGRPYLPGSVDQDLLVEAERLLGRSLRGHAVLRRALRDGFWQHLQSRF from the coding sequence ATGCTGGCCGAGGTCGCCAAGACACCTTCGACGCACGCCATCTTCGTCGACGCCGGCTACGTCTACGCCTCCGCCGGACTGCTGGTCGCCGGCACCGAGGACCGCCGCTCCTTCGACCTGGACGCCGAGGGCCTCATCGACGCCTTCATCGACACCGCCCGCGCGATCTTCGCGGACAGCAGGCTGCTGCGCGTCTACTGGTACGACGGCGCCCGGCGCCGCATCCACACCGCCGAGCAGCAGGCCATCGCCGAGCTCCCCGACGTGAAGGTCCGCCTCGGCAACCTCAACGCCAACAACCAGCAGAAGGGCGTCGACTCCCTCATCCGCTCCGACCTGGAGTCACTCGCCCGCCACCGCGCCATCAGCGACGCCGCGCTCGTCGGCGGCGACGAGGACCTGGTCTCCGCCGTGGAGGCCGCGCAGGGCTACGGGGCGCGGGTCCACCTGTGGGGCGTCGAGTCCGCGGAGGGCCGCAACCAGGCCGAGGCGCTGCTGTGGGAGGTCGACAGCGCCCGCGTCTTCGACCTGGACTTCTGCCGCCCGTACGTCACCCGGCGGCCCGTGACGACGTACGAGAGCGAGGGCGAGCCGCCGCCGTCGCGCGACGAGGTGCGGTTCGTGGGCGCGCGGATCGCCGCGACGTGGCTGGCGGAGCGGGGCGCCGAGGGGCTGGCCGAGCTGCTGCCCGGCCGCCCCTACCTGCCCGGCTCCGTCGACCAGGACCTCCTGGTGGAGGCCGAACGGCTGCTGGGCCGTTCCCTGCGCGGCCACGCCGTGCTCCGCCGCGCGCTGCGGGACGGGTTCTGGCAGCACCTTCAGTCGCGGTTCTGA
- a CDS encoding MarC family protein, which produces MFDVAVFGSLFLTLFVIMDPPGITPIFLALTSGRAAKVQRRMAWQAVAVAFGVITVFGILGQQILAYLHVSVPALMIAGGLLLLLVALDLLTGKTDEPKQTKDVNVALVPLGMPLLAGPGAIVSVILAVQHADGPGGQVSVWAAIVAMHLVLWLTLRYSLVIIRVIRDGGVVLVTRLAGMMLSAIAVQQIINGVTQTIQAA; this is translated from the coding sequence GTGTTCGACGTCGCCGTCTTCGGCTCCCTCTTCCTGACCCTCTTCGTCATCATGGATCCCCCCGGGATCACCCCGATCTTCCTCGCTCTGACCTCCGGGCGGGCCGCCAAGGTGCAGCGGCGGATGGCCTGGCAGGCCGTGGCCGTCGCCTTCGGCGTGATCACCGTGTTCGGCATCCTGGGCCAGCAGATCCTGGCCTACCTCCACGTCTCCGTGCCCGCCCTGATGATCGCGGGCGGGCTGCTCCTGCTGCTCGTCGCGCTCGACCTGCTCACCGGCAAGACCGACGAGCCCAAGCAGACCAAGGACGTGAACGTCGCCCTCGTCCCGCTCGGCATGCCGCTGCTCGCGGGCCCCGGCGCGATCGTCTCGGTGATCCTCGCCGTCCAGCACGCGGACGGTCCGGGCGGGCAGGTGTCGGTGTGGGCGGCGATCGTCGCGATGCACCTGGTGCTGTGGCTGACCCTGCGGTACTCGCTGGTGATCATCCGCGTGATCAGGGACGGCGGCGTGGTGCTGGTGACCCGGCTCGCCGGGATGATGCTCTCCGCGATCGCCGTGCAGCAGATCATCAACGGGGTGACGCAGACGATCCAGGCCGCCTGA
- a CDS encoding DUF6758 family protein produces MRGEPSCPKCGGRVRAPGLFSDRWQCGAHGAVYPLQPVVPPSLEALHVAVNRARVPVWMPWPLPVGWLYTGVAYAGDDRSGGRATAVACSGPGPLGGVGELLLVAEELGVGLGARYAGLDGPDPGPHLCVDEAPHAKVLAGGRLTPLWHVGGVPEGRAVFAGEARGLWLWAIAWPEHSGLLLYDELVLTDLREAGPEVDMVPCGALSPRLLS; encoded by the coding sequence ATGAGGGGCGAACCCAGTTGCCCGAAGTGCGGAGGCCGGGTCCGGGCGCCCGGTCTCTTCTCCGACCGCTGGCAGTGCGGGGCGCACGGCGCGGTGTACCCGCTGCAGCCCGTGGTGCCCCCCAGCCTGGAGGCGCTGCACGTCGCCGTGAACCGGGCGCGGGTCCCCGTCTGGATGCCGTGGCCGCTGCCCGTCGGCTGGCTCTACACGGGCGTCGCCTACGCGGGTGACGACCGCAGCGGCGGCCGCGCCACCGCCGTCGCCTGCTCCGGTCCGGGGCCGCTCGGCGGCGTGGGGGAGCTGCTGCTGGTCGCGGAGGAGCTGGGGGTGGGGCTCGGCGCCCGGTACGCCGGACTGGACGGCCCCGATCCGGGCCCCCACCTGTGCGTCGACGAGGCCCCGCACGCCAAGGTCCTCGCCGGCGGCCGGCTGACGCCGCTGTGGCACGTGGGCGGCGTCCCCGAGGGGCGGGCCGTCTTCGCGGGCGAGGCGCGCGGCCTGTGGCTGTGGGCGATCGCCTGGCCGGAGCACTCCGGGCTCCTGCTCTACGACGAGCTGGTCCTCACCGACCTGCGCGAGGCGGGGCCCGAGGTCGACATGGTGCCCTGCGGGGCGCTCTCCCCGCGCCTGCTCTCCTGA
- a CDS encoding suppressor of fused domain protein, which yields MEKVLALVEARLRSSLGEPDARASVTFLGADRVEVLRFTGVEDGGGRPVVRYATLGMSARPMADPTDPVADPVRGPRAELLLTVGAGAADTDKVLRPLAVLAASPQVEGVVVAPGASLDVGEPLWPGAPFTSVLVGEPGGLVPDLEPDGGTDPVRFLPLLPMTPVEAAWKRVHGARALEERWLAAGTDLRDPRRAPVRLD from the coding sequence ATGGAAAAAGTTCTCGCGCTCGTCGAGGCGCGGCTCCGCTCGTCGCTCGGCGAACCGGACGCGCGGGCTTCCGTCACCTTCCTCGGCGCGGACCGGGTCGAGGTGCTGCGCTTCACCGGCGTCGAGGACGGCGGCGGCCGCCCGGTCGTCCGGTACGCCACCCTCGGGATGTCGGCGCGGCCCATGGCCGACCCGACGGACCCGGTCGCCGACCCGGTGCGCGGTCCGCGCGCGGAGCTGCTCCTCACCGTGGGGGCCGGGGCCGCCGACACCGACAAGGTGCTCCGCCCGCTCGCCGTGCTGGCCGCCTCGCCGCAGGTGGAGGGGGTCGTCGTCGCCCCGGGCGCGTCCCTGGACGTGGGGGAGCCGCTGTGGCCGGGCGCGCCGTTCACATCCGTGCTCGTCGGGGAGCCCGGCGGACTGGTGCCGGACCTGGAGCCGGACGGCGGGACGGACCCGGTGCGGTTCCTGCCGCTGCTGCCGATGACGCCCGTCGAGGCGGCGTGGAAGCGGGTGCACGGCGCGCGGGCGCTGGAGGAGCGCTGGCTCGCCGCCGGGACCGACCTGCGGGACCCGCGGCGGGCCCCGGTCCGCCTCGACTGA
- a CDS encoding magnesium and cobalt transport protein CorA: MSMIRDLRAVVRPSLRKRSASPYNAYDPTRDPSASTAVVDCAVYREGRRLEGGGRLTPREAMRRVREDGGFAWIGLHEPTESEFAGIAAEFGLHPLAVEDAVDAHQRPKLERYDDTLFAVFKTIHYVEHAELTATSEVVETGELMCFTGRDFVITVRHGGQGSLRNLRHRLESDPELLAKGPSAVLHAIADHVVDGYIAVADAVELDIDQIEIDVFSPPAKGGTRGTDTGRVYQMKREVLEFKRAVTPLARPLQLLSERPMRLVDPDIQKYFRDVADHLARVQEQVVGFDELLNSILQANLAQATVAQNEDMRKITSWAAIIAVPTAVCGVYGMNFDHMPELQWRYGYPMVLTAIIGTCFAIHRTLKRNGWL; the protein is encoded by the coding sequence ATGTCGATGATCCGTGACCTGCGCGCCGTCGTACGCCCGTCGCTGCGCAAGCGCAGCGCCTCGCCGTACAACGCCTACGACCCGACCCGCGACCCCTCCGCCTCGACCGCCGTCGTCGACTGCGCCGTGTACCGCGAGGGACGGCGCCTGGAGGGCGGCGGCCGCCTGACGCCGCGCGAGGCGATGCGGCGCGTCCGGGAGGACGGCGGCTTCGCGTGGATCGGGCTGCACGAGCCGACGGAGTCCGAATTCGCGGGCATCGCGGCCGAGTTCGGACTGCACCCGCTGGCCGTGGAGGACGCGGTCGACGCCCACCAGCGGCCGAAGCTGGAGCGGTACGACGACACGCTGTTCGCGGTCTTCAAGACGATCCACTACGTGGAGCACGCCGAGCTGACCGCGACGAGCGAGGTGGTGGAGACCGGCGAGCTGATGTGCTTCACCGGCCGGGACTTCGTCATCACCGTCCGGCACGGCGGGCAGGGCTCGCTGCGCAACCTGCGGCACCGGCTGGAGTCGGACCCGGAGTTGCTGGCGAAAGGGCCCTCGGCGGTCCTGCACGCCATCGCCGACCACGTGGTGGACGGGTACATCGCGGTCGCGGACGCCGTGGAGCTCGACATCGACCAGATCGAGATCGACGTCTTCTCGCCGCCGGCGAAGGGCGGCACGCGCGGTACGGACACGGGCCGCGTCTACCAGATGAAGCGCGAGGTGCTGGAGTTCAAGCGGGCCGTGACCCCGCTGGCGCGTCCGCTGCAACTGCTGAGCGAGCGGCCGATGCGGCTGGTCGACCCGGACATCCAGAAGTACTTCCGGGACGTCGCCGACCACCTGGCCCGGGTGCAGGAGCAGGTCGTGGGCTTCGACGAGCTGCTGAACTCCATCCTCCAGGCCAACCTCGCGCAGGCGACGGTCGCGCAGAACGAGGACATGCGCAAGATCACCTCCTGGGCGGCGATCATCGCCGTGCCGACGGCGGTGTGCGGCGTGTACGGCATGAACTTCGACCACATGCCGGAGCTCCAGTGGAGGTACGGCTACCCGATGGTGCTCACCGCCATCATCGGCACCTGCTTCGCGATCCACCGCACCCTGAAGCGCAACGGCTGGCTGTAG
- a CDS encoding CBS domain-containing protein translates to MAAGAARIFVSHLAGAPVFDPGGDQVGRVRDLVAMLRVGRRPPRVLGLVVEVIGRRRIFLPMTRVTGVESGQVITTGVLNVRRFEQRPTERLVLGELLDRRVRLVDGGDEVTVLDVAMSRLPARRDWEVDRVFVRRGGRGALRRRGETLTVEWSAVTGFSLEEDAQGAENLVATFERMRPADLANALHHLTPKRRAEVAAALHDDRLADVLEELPEDDQVEILGKLKAERAADVLEAMDPDDAADLLSELPEEEKERLLTLMRPDDAADVRRLMSYEERTAGGLMTTEPIVLRPDATVADALARVRQQDLSPALAAQVYVCRPPDETPTGKFLGTVHFQRLLRDPPFTLVSAIVDTDLEPLPPGTPLPSVASHLAAYNLVAAPVVDDGGSLLGAVTVDDVLDHLLPEDWRETEFGPETEREAAHGA, encoded by the coding sequence ATGGCAGCAGGCGCCGCCCGGATCTTCGTCTCGCACCTCGCCGGGGCACCGGTCTTCGACCCGGGCGGCGACCAGGTGGGCCGGGTGCGCGACCTCGTCGCCATGCTCCGCGTGGGACGCCGCCCGCCCCGGGTGCTGGGGCTGGTCGTGGAGGTGATCGGACGCCGCAGGATCTTCCTGCCGATGACCCGGGTGACGGGGGTGGAGTCCGGCCAGGTGATCACGACCGGGGTCCTCAACGTCCGCCGCTTCGAGCAGCGCCCCACCGAGCGCCTCGTCCTCGGCGAGCTCCTCGACCGGCGGGTCCGGCTGGTCGACGGCGGCGACGAGGTGACCGTCCTCGACGTGGCGATGAGCCGGCTGCCCGCCCGGCGGGACTGGGAGGTCGACCGGGTCTTCGTGCGGCGCGGCGGCCGGGGGGCGCTCCGCCGCAGGGGCGAGACGCTGACCGTCGAGTGGTCGGCGGTCACCGGCTTCTCCCTGGAGGAGGACGCGCAGGGCGCGGAGAACCTGGTCGCCACGTTCGAGCGGATGCGCCCCGCCGACCTGGCGAACGCCCTGCACCACCTGACGCCCAAGCGCCGCGCCGAGGTCGCCGCCGCCCTCCACGACGACCGGCTGGCCGACGTGCTGGAGGAGCTGCCCGAGGACGACCAGGTCGAGATCCTCGGCAAGCTGAAGGCGGAGCGCGCCGCGGACGTCCTGGAGGCCATGGACCCGGACGACGCCGCGGACCTGCTGTCGGAACTGCCGGAGGAGGAGAAGGAACGGTTGCTCACCCTGATGCGCCCGGACGACGCGGCGGACGTGCGGCGGCTGATGTCGTACGAGGAGCGCACGGCGGGCGGGCTGATGACGACCGAGCCGATCGTGCTGCGGCCGGACGCGACGGTGGCGGACGCCCTCGCCCGCGTCCGCCAGCAGGATCTCTCCCCCGCGCTGGCCGCGCAGGTGTACGTGTGCCGGCCGCCCGACGAGACGCCGACCGGGAAGTTCCTCGGGACGGTCCACTTCCAGCGGCTGCTGCGGGACCCTCCGTTCACCCTGGTCTCCGCGATCGTCGACACGGACCTGGAACCGCTGCCGCCCGGCACCCCGCTGCCCTCCGTGGCCAGCCACCTCGCCGCGTACAACCTGGTCGCGGCGCCGGTCGTCGACGACGGCGGGTCGCTCCTCGGCGCCGTCACCGTCGACGACGTGCTGGACCACCTGCTGCCGGAGGACTGGCGGGAGACGGAGTTCGGCCCGGAGACGGAGCGGGAGGCCGCGCATGGGGCCTGA
- a CDS encoding DUF1003 domain-containing protein produces MGPDRLPERGAGRDRAGQRERAVPRARLDQPLDQPRVRRPRLLPEYDPEAFGRLSERIARFLGTGRFIVWMTGVIIAWLTWNIAMPAALRFDPYPFIFLTLMLSLQASYAAPLILLAQNRQDDRDRVNLEQDRAQNERSIADTEYLTREVAALRMGLGEVATRDWIRSELEDLVKELEGRGAVFPPAAPPRSDEGDR; encoded by the coding sequence ATGGGGCCTGACCGCCTCCCGGAACGGGGCGCCGGGCGCGACCGCGCCGGCCAGCGGGAGCGCGCCGTGCCGCGCGCCCGGCTCGACCAGCCGCTGGACCAGCCGCGCGTACGGCGGCCGAGGCTGCTGCCGGAGTACGACCCGGAGGCGTTCGGGCGGCTGTCGGAGCGGATCGCCCGGTTCCTCGGCACGGGCCGCTTCATCGTGTGGATGACGGGGGTCATCATCGCATGGCTGACCTGGAACATCGCCATGCCGGCCGCGCTGCGCTTCGACCCGTACCCGTTCATCTTCCTCACCCTGATGCTGTCGCTCCAGGCGTCGTACGCGGCGCCGCTGATCCTGCTCGCGCAGAACCGGCAGGACGACCGGGACCGGGTCAACCTGGAGCAGGACCGGGCGCAGAACGAGCGGTCGATCGCCGACACCGAGTACCTGACGCGGGAGGTCGCGGCACTGCGCATGGGCCTCGGCGAGGTCGCCACCCGCGACTGGATCCGCTCCGAGCTGGAGGACCTGGTGAAGGAGCTGGAGGGCCGGGGGGCCGTATTCCCGCCGGCCGCGCCGCCGCGGAGTGACGAAGGCGACCGCTGA
- a CDS encoding Mrp/NBP35 family ATP-binding protein, whose amino-acid sequence MTTEDAVREALATVNDPEIHRPITELGMVKSVEVGADGAVAVTVYLTVSGCPMRETITKNVSEAVSRVEGVTRVDVSLDVMGDEQRRELAAALRGTTAEREVPFAKPGSLTRVYAVASGKGGVGKSSVTVNLAAAMAADGLKVGVVDADIYGHSVPRMLGADGRPTQVENMIMPPSANGVKVISIGMFTPGNAPVVWRGPMLHRALQQFLADVYWGDLDVLLMDLPPGTGDIAISVAQLVPNAEILVVTTPQQAAAEVAERAGSIAVQTHQKIVGVVENMSGLPCPHCGEMVDVFGTGGGQRVADGLTRTTGATVPVLGSIPIDVRLREGGDEGRPVVLSDPGSPAGAALRAIAGKLGGRQRGLAGMSLGITPRNKF is encoded by the coding sequence ATGACGACGGAAGACGCGGTGCGCGAAGCACTGGCGACGGTGAACGACCCCGAGATCCACCGACCGATCACCGAACTCGGCATGGTCAAGTCAGTCGAGGTCGGGGCGGACGGCGCGGTGGCCGTGACCGTGTACCTGACGGTCTCCGGCTGCCCGATGCGCGAGACGATCACGAAGAACGTGAGCGAGGCGGTCTCCCGCGTCGAGGGCGTCACCCGCGTCGACGTGTCGCTGGACGTCATGGGCGACGAGCAGCGCAGGGAGCTCGCCGCCGCGCTGCGCGGCACGACCGCCGAGCGCGAGGTGCCCTTCGCGAAGCCCGGCTCGCTGACCCGCGTGTACGCGGTGGCGTCCGGCAAGGGCGGCGTCGGCAAGTCGTCGGTGACGGTGAACCTCGCCGCCGCGATGGCCGCCGACGGGCTGAAGGTCGGCGTCGTGGACGCCGACATCTACGGCCACAGCGTGCCCCGCATGCTGGGCGCGGACGGGCGGCCCACCCAGGTCGAGAACATGATCATGCCGCCGTCCGCGAACGGCGTGAAGGTCATCTCGATCGGCATGTTCACCCCCGGCAACGCCCCGGTCGTGTGGCGCGGCCCGATGCTGCACCGGGCGCTCCAGCAGTTCCTCGCGGACGTCTACTGGGGCGACCTGGACGTGCTGCTGATGGACCTCCCGCCGGGCACGGGCGACATCGCGATCTCCGTGGCGCAGCTGGTGCCGAACGCCGAGATCCTCGTCGTCACCACGCCGCAGCAGGCGGCGGCCGAGGTGGCGGAGCGGGCCGGCTCGATCGCCGTGCAGACCCACCAGAAGATCGTCGGCGTGGTGGAGAACATGTCGGGCCTGCCGTGCCCCCACTGCGGCGAGATGGTCGACGTGTTCGGCACCGGCGGCGGCCAGCGGGTCGCGGACGGGCTGACGCGGACGACCGGCGCGACGGTGCCGGTGCTCGGCTCGATCCCGATCGACGTACGGCTGCGGGAGGGCGGCGACGAGGGCCGGCCCGTCGTGCTGTCCGACCCCGGCTCCCCGGCCGGCGCGGCGCTGCGCGCCATCGCGGGCAAGCTCGGCGGACGCCAGCGGGGCCTCGCGGGCATGTCCCTGGGCATCACGCCGCGCAACAAGTTCTGA
- a CDS encoding sec-independent translocase, producing MFSDIGGLEVVTLVILAVLIWGPDKLPQLIQDISRFIRKIRTFSESAKQDIRSELGPEFKDFEFEDLNPKTFIRKQLSENHDLKDLQELRSSFDLRKEIDEVAGAVRGTAPAPAAPDPLRKREAPEAAERPPFDADAT from the coding sequence GTGTTCAGTGACATAGGCGGACTCGAGGTGGTGACGCTGGTGATCCTCGCCGTGCTCATCTGGGGTCCCGACAAGCTGCCCCAGCTCATCCAGGACATCAGCCGCTTCATCCGCAAGATCCGGACCTTCTCCGAGAGCGCCAAGCAGGACATCCGCAGCGAGCTCGGACCCGAGTTCAAGGACTTCGAGTTCGAGGACCTCAACCCGAAGACGTTCATCCGCAAGCAGCTGTCGGAGAACCACGACCTGAAGGACCTCCAGGAGCTGCGCAGCAGCTTCGACCTCCGCAAGGAGATCGACGAGGTCGCCGGCGCCGTCAGGGGAACCGCCCCCGCCCCGGCGGCGCCCGACCCCCTGAGGAAGCGCGAGGCCCCCGAGGCCGCCGAGCGGCCCCCCTTCGACGCGGACGCCACCTGA
- a CDS encoding trypsin-like peptidase domain-containing protein, giving the protein MDDGKPTQPRRTWGNRPAPSNPAPTRPADGPPGPAHPVPPARPGADPSAAADALPAAGEGGPAPRTRPAPAGSTPGPSPAEPDAARGGPARPTARGGPGDGTGAAPGTPAAAPPAAPAVAAAPGHPAGNTGSLHEPDEYRTPPYGEPGPWAPAPPVQRPPAGPAAAHGTPAPPHGHPPAPAGWGRYDPWTGPAAPQPAQPLTGHPDAARPRRSRRGLGLAGALVFALLTGVLGGAVGAYVERNGGFTTVELPQAAADAGDRAPDSVAGIAARALPGVVTLHVSGGGEQGTGTGFVLDERGHILTNHHVVDSADGDGDITVTFSGGQTAGATLVGGDSGYDLAVVRVTGVSNLAPLPLGDSDGVRVGDPVVAIGAPFDLQNTVTSGIISAKGRPITAGGGKGDDSDVSYVDALQTDAPINPGNSGGPLLDSQARVIGVNSAIRAADSGSGIDDGQSGSIGLGFAIPINQGKRVAEELINTGRATHPVIGVSLDMGFTGDGARVADEARDGGAPVTPGGPAAGAGIRPGDVITEVDGERVHDAEELIAKIRAHRPGEDLRLTVRRGGRDSSRTLTLGSSADD; this is encoded by the coding sequence ATGGACGACGGGAAGCCCACGCAGCCGAGACGAACGTGGGGGAACCGCCCCGCACCCTCGAACCCCGCCCCGACGCGCCCGGCGGACGGCCCGCCGGGGCCCGCGCACCCCGTACCGCCGGCGCGGCCCGGGGCGGACCCGTCCGCGGCCGCGGACGCGCTCCCGGCCGCCGGGGAGGGCGGTCCCGCACCGCGGACGCGGCCGGCGCCCGCCGGGAGCACCCCCGGACCGTCCCCGGCCGAGCCGGACGCCGCCCGCGGCGGCCCGGCCCGGCCGACGGCACGGGGCGGCCCCGGCGACGGGACCGGCGCCGCGCCCGGAACGCCGGCCGCGGCCCCGCCCGCCGCCCCGGCCGTGGCCGCCGCGCCCGGACACCCCGCCGGGAACACCGGCTCCCTGCACGAGCCCGACGAGTACCGGACGCCGCCCTACGGCGAGCCGGGGCCCTGGGCGCCCGCGCCCCCCGTACAGCGGCCCCCGGCCGGTCCCGCGGCCGCCCACGGCACCCCTGCGCCCCCGCACGGCCACCCGCCCGCGCCCGCGGGATGGGGACGGTACGACCCCTGGACCGGCCCCGCCGCGCCGCAGCCCGCGCAGCCGCTCACCGGCCACCCGGACGCCGCGCGGCCGCGGCGGTCGCGCAGGGGCCTGGGGCTCGCCGGCGCGCTGGTGTTCGCGCTGCTCACCGGTGTCCTCGGCGGCGCGGTCGGCGCGTACGTCGAGCGCAACGGCGGCTTCACCACCGTCGAGCTGCCCCAGGCCGCCGCGGACGCCGGGGACCGCGCCCCCGACAGCGTCGCCGGCATCGCCGCCCGCGCCCTGCCCGGCGTCGTCACCCTCCACGTCAGCGGAGGCGGGGAACAGGGCACCGGCACCGGCTTCGTCCTCGACGAGCGCGGCCACATCCTCACCAACCACCACGTGGTCGACTCCGCGGACGGGGACGGGGACATCACCGTCACCTTCAGCGGCGGCCAGACCGCCGGAGCCACCCTCGTCGGCGGCGACAGCGGCTACGACCTCGCCGTCGTCCGGGTCACCGGGGTGTCGAACCTCGCGCCCCTCCCGCTCGGCGACTCCGACGGCGTCCGCGTCGGCGACCCGGTCGTCGCCATCGGCGCGCCCTTCGACCTCCAGAACACCGTCACCTCCGGCATCATCAGCGCCAAGGGCCGCCCCATCACCGCGGGCGGCGGCAAGGGCGACGACAGCGACGTCAGCTACGTCGACGCCCTCCAGACCGACGCCCCCATAAACCCGGGCAACTCCGGCGGTCCGCTCCTCGACTCGCAGGCCCGCGTCATCGGCGTCAACAGCGCCATCCGCGCCGCCGACAGCGGCTCCGGCATCGACGACGGCCAGTCCGGCTCGATCGGCCTGGGCTTCGCCATCCCCATCAACCAGGGCAAGCGCGTCGCCGAGGAGCTCATCAACACCGGCAGGGCCACGCACCCCGTCATCGGCGTCAGCCTCGACATGGGGTTCACCGGCGACGGCGCCCGCGTCGCGGACGAGGCCCGGGACGGCGGCGCGCCCGTCACCCCGGGCGGGCCCGCCGCCGGGGCGGGCATCCGCCCCGGCGACGTCATCACCGAGGTCGACGGCGAACGCGTCCACGACGCCGAGGAGCTGATCGCCAAGATCCGCGCCCACCGGCCCGGCGAGGACCTCCGCCTCACCGTGCGGCGCGGCGGCCGGGACTCGTCCCGGACCCTCACCCTGGGCTCGTCGGCGGACGACTGA